Proteins from a genomic interval of Capsicum annuum cultivar UCD-10X-F1 chromosome 4, UCD10Xv1.1, whole genome shotgun sequence:
- the LOC107855067 gene encoding zerumbone synthase isoform X2, translating into MKAHVWLLLLIELRLYQKQSFCLLRLRLLGRVALVTGGASGIGESTVRLFHKHGAKVCIVDIQDELGQRVCESLGDEQNACFIHCDVTSEADVSHAVDFAVQKFGTLDIMVNNAGVTGPPCSNILDYELSVFDNVLDVNVKGIFLGIKHAARIMIPRKSGSIVSLGSIAGSVGGLGNHAYTASKFAVVGLTQNVAAEMGKHGIRVNCVSPYAVATGLGLAHVPPDQRKDDAIADFHSYFGKFANLQGVDLVARDVANAVLFLASDEARYISGHDLKVDGGLSSVNHSLGVFR; encoded by the exons ATGAAGGCTCACGTTTGGTTGTTGCTTTTGATTGAGCTGAGGCTTTATCAGAAGCAGTCTTTCTGCCTCTTAAGATTGAG GCTATTGGGAAGAGTTGCTTTAGTCACTGGAGGTGCAAGTGGTATAGGAGAGAGCACAGTACGCTTGTTTCACAAACACGGCGCGAAAGTATGCATTGTTGATATTCAAGATGAACTTGGACAACGCGTTTGTGAGTCCCTTGGCGATGAACAGAACGCGTGTTTCATCCATTGCGATGTTACTTCAGAAGCTGATGTTAGTCATGCTGTTGATTTTGCTGTTCAGAAATTTGGGACACTTGATATAATGGTTAACAATGCTGGAGTGACAGGGCCCCCTTGTTCAAATATCCTCGACTATGAACTTTCTGTCTTCGATAATGTGCTTGATGTGAATGTAAAAGGAATTTTCCTAGGAATCAAACACGCTGCTCGCATAATGATTCCACGAAAAAGTGGATCAATTGTGTCGTTAGGCAGTATAGCAGGGTCTGTTGGTGGCCTTGGGAATCATGCTTATACAGCTTCGAAATTTGCTGTTGTGGGACTTACTCAAAATGTGGCAGCTGAGATGGGGAAACATGGCATACGTGTGAATTGTGTTTCACCTTACGCGGTTGCAACTGGATTGGGCCTGGCTCACGTGCCCCCCGATCAAAGGAAAGATGATGCCATCGCggattttcattcttattttggCAAGTTTGCCAACCTGCAGGGCGTGGATTTGGTGGCTCGGGATGTTGCTAATGCTGTGCTGTTCTTAGCCAGTGACGAAGCGAGGTATATAAGTGGGCATGATCTGAAGGTTGATGGTGGTTTATCAAGTGTCAATCACTCCCTTGGGGTGTTCAGATAG
- the LOC107855067 gene encoding xanthoxin dehydrogenase isoform X1 produces the protein MKAHVWLLLLIELRLYQKQSFCLLRLRIFTQEIQDIKKLLGRVALVTGGASGIGESTVRLFHKHGAKVCIVDIQDELGQRVCESLGDEQNACFIHCDVTSEADVSHAVDFAVQKFGTLDIMVNNAGVTGPPCSNILDYELSVFDNVLDVNVKGIFLGIKHAARIMIPRKSGSIVSLGSIAGSVGGLGNHAYTASKFAVVGLTQNVAAEMGKHGIRVNCVSPYAVATGLGLAHVPPDQRKDDAIADFHSYFGKFANLQGVDLVARDVANAVLFLASDEARYISGHDLKVDGGLSSVNHSLGVFR, from the exons ATGAAGGCTCACGTTTGGTTGTTGCTTTTGATTGAGCTGAGGCTTTATCAGAAGCAGTCTTTCTGCCTCTTAAGATTGAG AATTTTCACTCAGGAGATTCAAGATATAAAGAA GCTATTGGGAAGAGTTGCTTTAGTCACTGGAGGTGCAAGTGGTATAGGAGAGAGCACAGTACGCTTGTTTCACAAACACGGCGCGAAAGTATGCATTGTTGATATTCAAGATGAACTTGGACAACGCGTTTGTGAGTCCCTTGGCGATGAACAGAACGCGTGTTTCATCCATTGCGATGTTACTTCAGAAGCTGATGTTAGTCATGCTGTTGATTTTGCTGTTCAGAAATTTGGGACACTTGATATAATGGTTAACAATGCTGGAGTGACAGGGCCCCCTTGTTCAAATATCCTCGACTATGAACTTTCTGTCTTCGATAATGTGCTTGATGTGAATGTAAAAGGAATTTTCCTAGGAATCAAACACGCTGCTCGCATAATGATTCCACGAAAAAGTGGATCAATTGTGTCGTTAGGCAGTATAGCAGGGTCTGTTGGTGGCCTTGGGAATCATGCTTATACAGCTTCGAAATTTGCTGTTGTGGGACTTACTCAAAATGTGGCAGCTGAGATGGGGAAACATGGCATACGTGTGAATTGTGTTTCACCTTACGCGGTTGCAACTGGATTGGGCCTGGCTCACGTGCCCCCCGATCAAAGGAAAGATGATGCCATCGCggattttcattcttattttggCAAGTTTGCCAACCTGCAGGGCGTGGATTTGGTGGCTCGGGATGTTGCTAATGCTGTGCTGTTCTTAGCCAGTGACGAAGCGAGGTATATAAGTGGGCATGATCTGAAGGTTGATGGTGGTTTATCAAGTGTCAATCACTCCCTTGGGGTGTTCAGATAG
- the LOC107855067 gene encoding xanthoxin dehydrogenase isoform X4, with the protein MEIKESSDSCNQRLLGRVALVTGGASGIGESTVRLFHKHGAKVCIVDIQDELGQRVCESLGDEQNACFIHCDVTSEADVSHAVDFAVQKFGTLDIMVNNAGVTGPPCSNILDYELSVFDNVLDVNVKGIFLGIKHAARIMIPRKSGSIVSLGSIAGSVGGLGNHAYTASKFAVVGLTQNVAAEMGKHGIRVNCVSPYAVATGLGLAHVPPDQRKDDAIADFHSYFGKFANLQGVDLVARDVANAVLFLASDEARYISGHDLKVDGGLSSVNHSLGVFR; encoded by the exons ATGGAAATCAAAGAAAGCTCTGATAGTTGCAACCAAAG GCTATTGGGAAGAGTTGCTTTAGTCACTGGAGGTGCAAGTGGTATAGGAGAGAGCACAGTACGCTTGTTTCACAAACACGGCGCGAAAGTATGCATTGTTGATATTCAAGATGAACTTGGACAACGCGTTTGTGAGTCCCTTGGCGATGAACAGAACGCGTGTTTCATCCATTGCGATGTTACTTCAGAAGCTGATGTTAGTCATGCTGTTGATTTTGCTGTTCAGAAATTTGGGACACTTGATATAATGGTTAACAATGCTGGAGTGACAGGGCCCCCTTGTTCAAATATCCTCGACTATGAACTTTCTGTCTTCGATAATGTGCTTGATGTGAATGTAAAAGGAATTTTCCTAGGAATCAAACACGCTGCTCGCATAATGATTCCACGAAAAAGTGGATCAATTGTGTCGTTAGGCAGTATAGCAGGGTCTGTTGGTGGCCTTGGGAATCATGCTTATACAGCTTCGAAATTTGCTGTTGTGGGACTTACTCAAAATGTGGCAGCTGAGATGGGGAAACATGGCATACGTGTGAATTGTGTTTCACCTTACGCGGTTGCAACTGGATTGGGCCTGGCTCACGTGCCCCCCGATCAAAGGAAAGATGATGCCATCGCggattttcattcttattttggCAAGTTTGCCAACCTGCAGGGCGTGGATTTGGTGGCTCGGGATGTTGCTAATGCTGTGCTGTTCTTAGCCAGTGACGAAGCGAGGTATATAAGTGGGCATGATCTGAAGGTTGATGGTGGTTTATCAAGTGTCAATCACTCCCTTGGGGTGTTCAGATAG
- the LOC107855067 gene encoding xanthoxin dehydrogenase isoform X3, producing MEIKESSDSCNQRIFTQEIQDIKKLLGRVALVTGGASGIGESTVRLFHKHGAKVCIVDIQDELGQRVCESLGDEQNACFIHCDVTSEADVSHAVDFAVQKFGTLDIMVNNAGVTGPPCSNILDYELSVFDNVLDVNVKGIFLGIKHAARIMIPRKSGSIVSLGSIAGSVGGLGNHAYTASKFAVVGLTQNVAAEMGKHGIRVNCVSPYAVATGLGLAHVPPDQRKDDAIADFHSYFGKFANLQGVDLVARDVANAVLFLASDEARYISGHDLKVDGGLSSVNHSLGVFR from the exons ATGGAAATCAAAGAAAGCTCTGATAGTTGCAACCAAAG AATTTTCACTCAGGAGATTCAAGATATAAAGAA GCTATTGGGAAGAGTTGCTTTAGTCACTGGAGGTGCAAGTGGTATAGGAGAGAGCACAGTACGCTTGTTTCACAAACACGGCGCGAAAGTATGCATTGTTGATATTCAAGATGAACTTGGACAACGCGTTTGTGAGTCCCTTGGCGATGAACAGAACGCGTGTTTCATCCATTGCGATGTTACTTCAGAAGCTGATGTTAGTCATGCTGTTGATTTTGCTGTTCAGAAATTTGGGACACTTGATATAATGGTTAACAATGCTGGAGTGACAGGGCCCCCTTGTTCAAATATCCTCGACTATGAACTTTCTGTCTTCGATAATGTGCTTGATGTGAATGTAAAAGGAATTTTCCTAGGAATCAAACACGCTGCTCGCATAATGATTCCACGAAAAAGTGGATCAATTGTGTCGTTAGGCAGTATAGCAGGGTCTGTTGGTGGCCTTGGGAATCATGCTTATACAGCTTCGAAATTTGCTGTTGTGGGACTTACTCAAAATGTGGCAGCTGAGATGGGGAAACATGGCATACGTGTGAATTGTGTTTCACCTTACGCGGTTGCAACTGGATTGGGCCTGGCTCACGTGCCCCCCGATCAAAGGAAAGATGATGCCATCGCggattttcattcttattttggCAAGTTTGCCAACCTGCAGGGCGTGGATTTGGTGGCTCGGGATGTTGCTAATGCTGTGCTGTTCTTAGCCAGTGACGAAGCGAGGTATATAAGTGGGCATGATCTGAAGGTTGATGGTGGTTTATCAAGTGTCAATCACTCCCTTGGGGTGTTCAGATAG